From a region of the Antricoccus suffuscus genome:
- the rimI gene encoding ribosomal protein S18-alanine N-acetyltransferase yields MVEIAARLRAMTATDIPAVLPMEHDLFADQAWTRTMLEEELADSETRYYVVAVDDEEIVGYAGLAAYRFEAHVLTVGTRGDRQGEGIGRRLLGELLAEADRRKAERVILEVRSDNAPAIALYESERFVAVGVRKRYYQPGDHDAVVMVRE; encoded by the coding sequence ATGGTCGAGATCGCAGCGCGGCTGCGTGCCATGACCGCGACAGACATCCCAGCAGTCCTACCGATGGAGCACGACCTCTTCGCCGACCAGGCGTGGACCCGGACGATGCTCGAAGAGGAGCTCGCAGACTCCGAGACCCGCTACTACGTGGTCGCGGTCGACGACGAAGAGATTGTGGGATACGCCGGCCTTGCGGCGTACCGATTCGAGGCGCACGTCCTGACCGTCGGCACGCGAGGTGATCGCCAAGGTGAGGGGATTGGGCGCCGGTTGCTCGGGGAGTTGTTGGCGGAGGCCGACCGGCGTAAGGCCGAACGGGTGATCCTGGAAGTGCGTAGTGACAACGCTCCGGCGATCGCGCTGTACGAGTCTGAACGTTTCGTCGCCGTCGGCGTACGCAAGCGCTACTACCAGCCGGGAGATCATGATGCGGTGGTGATGGTCCGTGAGTAA
- the tsaD gene encoding tRNA (adenosine(37)-N6)-threonylcarbamoyltransferase complex transferase subunit TsaD, with protein sequence MSNLMRFKGDEPVVLGIETSCDETGVGIVRGETMVANAVASSVEEHARYGGVVPEVASRAHLEAMVPTVTQALHDAGMSFSDIDAISVTAGPGLAGALLVGSAAAKAYALALGVPLYGVNHLASHVAVDIVEHGALPEPTLALLVSGGHSSILQVNDITADIAALGATIDDAAGEAFDKVARLLGLGFPGGPQIDRISHEGDPAAIKFPRGLTGPRDAVFDFSFSGLKTAVARWVEARQRAGEPVPVADVAASFQEAVVDVLTAKTIKACKESGVDNLQIGGGVAANTRLRAMAQRRCDDAGVTLRMPRAGLCTDNGAMVAALGVEMVKRGVEPSSLDLSANSAMRVEQILAPRAS encoded by the coding sequence GTGAGTAACCTGATGCGCTTCAAAGGCGACGAGCCAGTCGTGCTGGGCATTGAGACCTCGTGCGATGAGACCGGTGTCGGGATTGTCCGCGGCGAGACAATGGTGGCCAATGCCGTCGCGTCGAGCGTCGAGGAACACGCGAGGTACGGCGGCGTCGTACCCGAGGTTGCGTCACGCGCGCACCTGGAGGCCATGGTGCCGACGGTGACGCAGGCGCTTCACGATGCTGGCATGAGTTTCTCAGATATAGATGCGATCTCGGTAACCGCGGGTCCTGGGCTTGCCGGTGCATTACTTGTCGGGTCAGCGGCGGCGAAGGCGTATGCGCTGGCCCTCGGCGTACCGCTGTACGGCGTCAACCATCTGGCCTCGCACGTCGCGGTGGATATCGTCGAGCATGGGGCGCTTCCCGAGCCGACGCTCGCGCTGCTCGTGTCCGGTGGGCATTCGTCCATCCTGCAGGTCAACGACATCACCGCTGACATCGCGGCGCTGGGTGCCACCATCGACGACGCCGCCGGCGAGGCGTTCGACAAAGTCGCCCGGCTGCTCGGCCTTGGTTTTCCGGGCGGACCGCAGATCGACCGAATCTCCCACGAGGGCGATCCGGCCGCAATCAAGTTCCCGCGAGGCCTGACCGGCCCGCGCGACGCGGTGTTCGACTTCTCTTTCTCGGGTCTGAAGACCGCGGTCGCGAGGTGGGTCGAGGCGCGGCAGCGTGCCGGTGAGCCGGTGCCGGTCGCCGACGTCGCCGCATCGTTCCAGGAAGCCGTGGTCGACGTACTCACCGCCAAAACAATTAAGGCCTGTAAGGAAAGTGGCGTCGACAACCTGCAGATCGGCGGCGGTGTTGCAGCCAACACGCGGCTGCGGGCAATGGCCCAGCGTCGCTGCGATGACGCGGGGGTGACGCTGCGGATGCCGCGGGCGGGACTGTGTACCGATAACGGCGCGATGGTCGCGGCCCTCGGTGTCGAGATGGTTAAGCGCGGGGTCGAACCATCATCGCTCGATCTATCGGCCAACAGCGCCATGCGCGTCGAGCAGATCCTCGCCCCCCGCGCGAGCTAG
- a CDS encoding DUF2332 domain-containing protein, which translates to MDLFTDIASQYRLFALDAKESPCFEDWARRVAEDDVVKAWLAELPQIKQQPNLVFAAARWHGVPAPGPYDGLRRALLDDAGPIRETIMTRSTQTNEVGRLATLMPVFARIERESGRPLALLEVGTSAGLCLFPDRYDYEWKPGRWLSGSAGPVLTCDVSGDPPLPRSLPTVAWRGGIDLNPLDVEDPDAMAWLSGLVWPEQDDRRRRLAAAIDIARADPPHIVRGDLMTDLRAQIELAAPYGEVVVFHSAVAAYLDRQTRTQFQVSMMGLVEAGICRWVSNEGARVLPDVTATGPAVPVDDPTFVLGLDGQALAWTQSHGSAMRWL; encoded by the coding sequence GTGGATCTTTTTACCGACATCGCCAGTCAGTACCGGCTGTTCGCTTTGGATGCGAAGGAGTCGCCTTGTTTTGAAGACTGGGCACGGCGCGTTGCCGAAGACGACGTGGTCAAGGCCTGGCTTGCCGAACTGCCGCAGATAAAGCAGCAGCCGAATCTCGTGTTTGCCGCCGCGAGGTGGCATGGTGTGCCTGCGCCCGGACCGTACGACGGCCTTCGGAGGGCACTCTTGGACGATGCCGGGCCGATTCGCGAGACCATCATGACTCGCTCGACGCAAACCAACGAAGTTGGTCGCCTGGCCACGTTGATGCCGGTGTTTGCGCGCATAGAACGGGAATCCGGTCGACCTCTCGCGCTGCTTGAGGTTGGAACGAGTGCGGGCCTGTGCCTTTTCCCCGATCGATATGACTACGAGTGGAAACCCGGTCGCTGGTTGTCGGGGTCGGCCGGTCCCGTCTTGACCTGTGACGTGTCGGGTGATCCGCCACTGCCGCGTTCGTTGCCTACGGTCGCCTGGCGCGGTGGAATCGACTTGAATCCCCTCGATGTTGAGGATCCAGATGCCATGGCGTGGCTATCGGGTCTCGTTTGGCCAGAGCAAGATGACCGCCGTCGCCGGCTCGCTGCGGCGATCGACATCGCGCGAGCCGACCCGCCACACATCGTTCGCGGTGACCTCATGACCGATCTCCGCGCACAGATTGAGCTCGCGGCACCGTATGGCGAGGTCGTGGTGTTTCACAGCGCTGTAGCCGCCTACCTTGACCGACAGACTCGCACCCAGTTTCAGGTGTCCATGATGGGGCTCGTCGAAGCAGGTATATGCCGATGGGTGTCAAACGAGGGCGCCCGGGTGTTGCCGGATGTCACCGCAACGGGCCCAGCCGTGCCCGTCGACGACCCCACCTTCGTACTCGGGCTCGATGGTCAGGCACTCGCATGGACCCAGAGCCACGGCTCGGCGATGAGGTGGCTCTGA